From a single Pseudopipra pipra isolate bDixPip1 chromosome 7, bDixPip1.hap1, whole genome shotgun sequence genomic region:
- the LRRFIP1 gene encoding leucine-rich repeat flightless-interacting protein 1 isoform X14 — protein MEAAADCLSPAAQQQAEARLAAKRAARAEAREIRMKELERQQKEASDEDERMSVGSRGSLRSHLEYASTYPVAGLENERTKKKNYSKATNGYEEDVYGSSQSRKSSRASYYSDLGLHNSGYASTSQLSSQNGNWASVYEESVYSGSRRYSAPSSRAPSEYSCYLGSGSRASSRASSARASPVIEERPEKDFEKGARTVSSLSAATLASLGGTSSRRGSGDTSISVDTEASIREIKDIYELKDQIQDVEGKYMQGLKELKDSLAEVEEKYKKAMVSNAQLDNEKTNFMYQVDTLKDALLELEEQLAESRRQYEEKSKEFEREKHAHSILQFQFMEIKEALKQREEMLAEIQQLQQKQQSYVREISDLQETIEWKDKKIGALERQKDFFDSIRSERDDLRDEVLVLKEQLKKHGIIPDSDVATNGETSDILDNEGHLDSSRTVPGTTQALKTGGEGMLGKANEVEMKNEILEDVGKREIMQNTEHEEHKEESEEQEVQTLHAAENAKAEKVVEERDALSTVMLPDSRFAEQAQSLTEPVSESTSSNNGSDTDDLRKVTEPTGTLAQQPDSTEAEHRDSSAGTDENSEVGSLQGHQISETSQEMLCDLGTEQELGEAAPKQEEQEDLKTSHDLSDNEMGQEANSTSESSELVFNQAGLPEGAVGGLLREEGNVESSTPEELQHSEESAENKVTNVLEEKLVESKDCTNGRTDETGEDRAEEGNEVGNSVEGQPRETESVGVEGMESCERSVPEESLEKECGGHQAFTQPVSSEDSPSASSEEQSTQDKTELENAAAEKDRQEEESMEELKKCSGSAETGEQDKASVEAEGCIPEVEGSVLQQAQPGTDVVKEVTAQETSLDPSLSDDKIKESELETGDESEKGKESRTEWVEDLKPEVEVRTVQCSEETAGSTEAEKNIPLEGEVQKVVKQEKDESKEESSVGVSVTTENKADKETLKENEQELELTDHHGEELASEECANNSLAQKAEQDEEVSEQVKLEDQAEESLEDDGDAFDFDEESNQILESDEKCDGEKTQAEKEEGDGANDAVGKTAHTDKAGEGTDQMGTKDALTKDNSLQHKQDEPEETGCLQGEALLNADEKADVMEDEIKASDSNSMEKIQDESVLEQDLESAVINRAESKEDLQGSRKGRGRSRDDCTIS, from the exons GCTTCGGATGAAGATGAGCGCATGTCAGTGGGTAGCCGTGGAAGCCTGAGG TCTCATTTGGAATATGCCAGCACCTACCCAGTG GCTGGATTAGAGAATGAGAGGACCAAAAAGAAGAACTACTCCAAAGCA ACCAATGGTTATGAGGAAGACGTGTATGGATCATCCCAGAGTAGAAAATCTAGCAGG GCTTCGTACTACTCTGATCTGGGTCTGCACAACAGCGGCTACGCTTCCACATCTCAACTTTCTTCTCAAAATGGAAATTGG GCGTCTGTGTACGAGGAGAGCGTTTACAGCGGGAGCCGTCGGTATAGTGCCCCTAGTTCTCGTGCT CCTTCCGAGTACAGCTGCTACCTTGGTTCGGGATCTCGGGCATCCTCAAGAGCCAGCTCTGCTCGGGCCAGTCCAGTG ATAGAAGAAAGGCCAGAAAAAGACTTTGAGAAG GGAGCACGTACTGTCTCAAGTTTATCAGCAGCTACCTTGGCTTCTCTGGGCGGGACTTCTTCACGGAGGGGCAGTGGGGACACATCCATCTCAGTCGATACAGAGGCATCTATTAGAGAAATCAAG GATATCTATGAGTTAAAGGACCAGATTCAGGATGTAGAAGGCAAATACATGCAGGGACTGAAAGAATTGAAG GACTCTCTAGCTGAAGTtgaagagaaatacaaaaaggCTATGGTGTCAAATGCTCAACTAGACAATGAAAAAACCAATTTTATGTACCAAGTAGACACCCTGAAGGATGCACTCCTAGAGTTAGAAGAACAGCTGGCAGAATCCAGGAGgcaatatgaagaaaaaagtaaa GAATTTGAGAGGGAGAAGCATGCTCATAGCATATTGCAGTTTCAGTTCATGGAAATCAAAGAGGCTTTGaagcaaagggaagaaatgcTTGCA GAAATCCAACAGCTGCAACAGAAACAGCAGAGCTATGTCAGGGAAATTTCCGACCTTCAGGAGACAATAGAgtggaaagacaaaaaaataggG GCACTAGAGAGGCAGAAAGATTTCTTTGATTCCATAAGGAGTGAGCGGGATGACCTTAGAGATGAAGTGCTTGTGCTGAAGGAGCAACTGAAG AAACATGGAATAATCCCTGACTCTGATGTAGCCACCAATGGGGAGACATCAGACATTCTTGATAACGAAGGACACTTGGATTCTTCCAGAACCGTTCCAGGCACAACTCAGGCATTAAAgacaggaggggaggggatgcTAG GCAAAGCCAATGAAGTGGAgatgaaaaatgagattttggAGGATGtggggaaaagagaaatcaTGCAGAATACTGAGCATGAGGAACACAAAGAGGAGTCTGAGGAGCAGGAAGTACAGACATTGCATGCTGCTGAAAatgcaaaggcagaaaaagtGGTTGAAGAACGTGACGCCCTGTCAACAGTGATGCTCCCAGATAGTAGGTTTGCAGAGCAAGCTCAAAGCCTTACAGAACCTGTGTCAGAGAGCACTTCTTCCAACAATGGTAGTGACACAGATGATCTGAGAAAGGTGACAGAGCCCACAGGCACACTGGCCCAGCAGCCTGATAGTACAGAGGCTGAACACCGTGACTCGAGCGCAGGGACAGATGAGAACTCGGAGGTGGGCTCTCTGCAAGGCCATCAGATTTCTGAGACTTCTCAGGAAATGCTTTGTGACTTAGGTACAGAGCAGGAACTGGGAGAAGCTGCACCCAAGCAGGAAGAACAAGAGGATCTTAAAACTAGCCATGACCTAAGTGATAATGAAATGGGTCAAGAAGCCAACAGTACAAGTGAGAGCAGTGAGCTGGTTTTTAACCAGGCAGGGCTACCAGAGGGTGCAGTGGGAGGCTTGCTtagggaagagggaaatgtgGAGAGTTCCACTCCAGAGGAACTCCAGCACTCAGAAGAAAGTGCTGAAAACAAGGTTACAAATGTCTTGGAGGAAAAGCTTGTTGAAAGCAAAGACTGCACCAATGGAAGAACTGATGAAACAGGAGAGGATAGAGCTGAAGAAGGAAATGAGGTTGGGAACTCAGTTGAGGGTCAGCCAAGGGAAACTGAGTCTGTGGGTGTGGAGGGGATGGAGTCCTGTGAAAGGAGTGTCCCAGAAGAATCACTTgaaaaggaatgtggaggacATCAGGCATTCACCCAGCCAGTTTCATCAGAGGACAGTCCTTCAGCATCATCAGAGGAACAAAGTACACAAGATAAAACTGAACTTGAAAATGCTGCAGCTGAGAAGGACAGACAGGAGGAAGAATCTATGGAAGAGCTGAAGAAGTGTTCAGGTTCTGCAGAAACAGGGGAGCAAGATAAGGCATCTGTGGAGGCAGAGGGCTGTATTCCTGAGGTAGAAGGAAGTGtgctgcagcaggcacagccaggcaCCGATGTTGTGAAAGAGGTGACGGCTCAGGAAACCAGTTTAGACCCAAGTCTTTCAGATGATAAAATTAAGGAGTCAGAATTGGAAACAGGGGATGAAtctgagaaaggaaaggaaagtagGACAGAATGGGTAGAAGATTTAAAGCCAGAGGTAGAAGTTCGAACAGTTCAGTGTAGTGAAGAAACAGCAGGTAgtacagaagcagagaaaaatattcctttagAAGGTGAAGTGCAGAAGGTGGTCAAACAAGAGAAAGATGAATCTAAAGAGGAGTCAAGTGTAGGTGTTAGTGTAActacagaaaacaaagctgataaagaaacactgaaagaaaatgagCAAGAATTAGAGCTTACAGACCACCATGGTGAGGAACTTGCTTCTGAGGAATGTGCAAATAATTCCCTGGCACAGAAAGCTGAGCAGGATGAAGAAGTTAGTGAACAAGTTAAATTGGAGGATCAAGCAGAGGAAAGCCTGGAAGATGATGGTGATGCATTTGATTTTGATGAAGAGTCAAATCAAATACTAGAATCTGATGAAAAATGTGATGGAGAGAAAACTcaagcagagaaagaagaggGTGATGGAGCAAATGATGCTGTTGGAAAAACTGCCCACACAGacaaagctggagagggaacaGACCAAATGGGAACCAAAGATGCCTTGACCAAAGACAACAGCTTGCAGCATAAACAAGATGAGCCTGAAGAAACAGGGTGCTTGCAAGGGGAAGCATTGTTGAATGCTGATGAGAAGGCTGATGTGATGGAAGATGAAATCAAAGCATCAGATTCTAATTCAATGGAAAAAATACAGGATGAAAGTGTTTTGGAACAGGATTTGGAAAGTGCTGTCATTAACAGGGCTGAAAGCAAGGAGGATTTGCAGGGTAGTAGAAAAGGTAGAGGTAGATCCAGAGATGACTGTACAATATCCTAA
- the LRRFIP1 gene encoding leucine-rich repeat flightless-interacting protein 1 isoform X10, which yields MEAAADCLSPAAQQQAEARLAAKRAARAEAREIRMKELERQQKEEDSERYSRRARRYASASDEDERMSVGSRGSLRSHLEYASTYPVAGLENERTKKKNYSKATNGYEEDVYGSSQSRKSSRASYYSDLGLHNSGYASTSQLSSQNGNWASVYEESVYSGSRRYSAPSSRAPSEYSCYLGSGSRASSRASSARASPVIEERPEKDFEKGARTVSSLSAATLASLGGTSSRRGSGDTSISVDTEASIREIKDIYELKDQIQDVEGKYMQGLKELKDSLAEVEEKYKKAMVSNAQLDNEKTNFMYQVDTLKDALLELEEQLAESRRQYEEKSKEFEREKHAHSILQFQFMEIKEALKQREEMLAEIQQLQQKQQSYVREISDLQETIEWKDKKIGALERQKDFFDSIRSERDDLRDEVLVLKEQLKKHGIIPDSDVATNGETSDILDNEGHLDSSRTVPGTTQALKTGGEGMLGKANEVEMKNEILEDVGKREIMQNTEHEEHKEESEEQEVQTLHAAENAKAEKVVEERDALSTVMLPDSRFAEQAQSLTEPVSESTSSNNGSDTDDLRKVTEPTGTLAQQPDSTEAEHRDSSAGTDENSEVGSLQGHQISETSQEMLCDLGTEQELGEAAPKQEEQEDLKTSHDLSDNEMGQEANSTSESSELVFNQAGLPEGAVGGLLREEGNVESSTPEELQHSEESAENKVTNVLEEKLVESKDCTNGRTDETGEDRAEEGNEVGNSVEGQPRETESVGVEGMESCERSVPEESLEKECGGHQAFTQPVSSEDSPSASSEEQSTQDKTELENAAAEKDRQEEESMEELKKCSGSAETGEQDKASVEAEGCIPEVEGSVLQQAQPGTDVVKEVTAQETSLDPSLSDDKIKESELETGDESEKGKESRTEWVEDLKPEVEVRTVQCSEETAGSTEAEKNIPLEGEVQKVVKQEKDESKEESSVGVSVTTENKADKETLKENEQELELTDHHGEELASEECANNSLAQKAEQDEEVSEQVKLEDQAEESLEDDGDAFDFDEESNQILESDEKCDGEKTQAEKEEGDGANDAVGKTAHTDKAGEGTDQMGTKDALTKDNSLQHKQDEPEETGCLQGEALLNADEKADVMEDEIKASDSNSMEKIQDESVLEQDLESAVINRAESKEDLQGSRKGRGRSRDDCTIS from the exons GAAGACAGTGAGCGTTATTCCCGTAGAGCCCGAAGATATGCCTCG GCTTCGGATGAAGATGAGCGCATGTCAGTGGGTAGCCGTGGAAGCCTGAGG TCTCATTTGGAATATGCCAGCACCTACCCAGTG GCTGGATTAGAGAATGAGAGGACCAAAAAGAAGAACTACTCCAAAGCA ACCAATGGTTATGAGGAAGACGTGTATGGATCATCCCAGAGTAGAAAATCTAGCAGG GCTTCGTACTACTCTGATCTGGGTCTGCACAACAGCGGCTACGCTTCCACATCTCAACTTTCTTCTCAAAATGGAAATTGG GCGTCTGTGTACGAGGAGAGCGTTTACAGCGGGAGCCGTCGGTATAGTGCCCCTAGTTCTCGTGCT CCTTCCGAGTACAGCTGCTACCTTGGTTCGGGATCTCGGGCATCCTCAAGAGCCAGCTCTGCTCGGGCCAGTCCAGTG ATAGAAGAAAGGCCAGAAAAAGACTTTGAGAAG GGAGCACGTACTGTCTCAAGTTTATCAGCAGCTACCTTGGCTTCTCTGGGCGGGACTTCTTCACGGAGGGGCAGTGGGGACACATCCATCTCAGTCGATACAGAGGCATCTATTAGAGAAATCAAG GATATCTATGAGTTAAAGGACCAGATTCAGGATGTAGAAGGCAAATACATGCAGGGACTGAAAGAATTGAAG GACTCTCTAGCTGAAGTtgaagagaaatacaaaaaggCTATGGTGTCAAATGCTCAACTAGACAATGAAAAAACCAATTTTATGTACCAAGTAGACACCCTGAAGGATGCACTCCTAGAGTTAGAAGAACAGCTGGCAGAATCCAGGAGgcaatatgaagaaaaaagtaaa GAATTTGAGAGGGAGAAGCATGCTCATAGCATATTGCAGTTTCAGTTCATGGAAATCAAAGAGGCTTTGaagcaaagggaagaaatgcTTGCA GAAATCCAACAGCTGCAACAGAAACAGCAGAGCTATGTCAGGGAAATTTCCGACCTTCAGGAGACAATAGAgtggaaagacaaaaaaataggG GCACTAGAGAGGCAGAAAGATTTCTTTGATTCCATAAGGAGTGAGCGGGATGACCTTAGAGATGAAGTGCTTGTGCTGAAGGAGCAACTGAAG AAACATGGAATAATCCCTGACTCTGATGTAGCCACCAATGGGGAGACATCAGACATTCTTGATAACGAAGGACACTTGGATTCTTCCAGAACCGTTCCAGGCACAACTCAGGCATTAAAgacaggaggggaggggatgcTAG GCAAAGCCAATGAAGTGGAgatgaaaaatgagattttggAGGATGtggggaaaagagaaatcaTGCAGAATACTGAGCATGAGGAACACAAAGAGGAGTCTGAGGAGCAGGAAGTACAGACATTGCATGCTGCTGAAAatgcaaaggcagaaaaagtGGTTGAAGAACGTGACGCCCTGTCAACAGTGATGCTCCCAGATAGTAGGTTTGCAGAGCAAGCTCAAAGCCTTACAGAACCTGTGTCAGAGAGCACTTCTTCCAACAATGGTAGTGACACAGATGATCTGAGAAAGGTGACAGAGCCCACAGGCACACTGGCCCAGCAGCCTGATAGTACAGAGGCTGAACACCGTGACTCGAGCGCAGGGACAGATGAGAACTCGGAGGTGGGCTCTCTGCAAGGCCATCAGATTTCTGAGACTTCTCAGGAAATGCTTTGTGACTTAGGTACAGAGCAGGAACTGGGAGAAGCTGCACCCAAGCAGGAAGAACAAGAGGATCTTAAAACTAGCCATGACCTAAGTGATAATGAAATGGGTCAAGAAGCCAACAGTACAAGTGAGAGCAGTGAGCTGGTTTTTAACCAGGCAGGGCTACCAGAGGGTGCAGTGGGAGGCTTGCTtagggaagagggaaatgtgGAGAGTTCCACTCCAGAGGAACTCCAGCACTCAGAAGAAAGTGCTGAAAACAAGGTTACAAATGTCTTGGAGGAAAAGCTTGTTGAAAGCAAAGACTGCACCAATGGAAGAACTGATGAAACAGGAGAGGATAGAGCTGAAGAAGGAAATGAGGTTGGGAACTCAGTTGAGGGTCAGCCAAGGGAAACTGAGTCTGTGGGTGTGGAGGGGATGGAGTCCTGTGAAAGGAGTGTCCCAGAAGAATCACTTgaaaaggaatgtggaggacATCAGGCATTCACCCAGCCAGTTTCATCAGAGGACAGTCCTTCAGCATCATCAGAGGAACAAAGTACACAAGATAAAACTGAACTTGAAAATGCTGCAGCTGAGAAGGACAGACAGGAGGAAGAATCTATGGAAGAGCTGAAGAAGTGTTCAGGTTCTGCAGAAACAGGGGAGCAAGATAAGGCATCTGTGGAGGCAGAGGGCTGTATTCCTGAGGTAGAAGGAAGTGtgctgcagcaggcacagccaggcaCCGATGTTGTGAAAGAGGTGACGGCTCAGGAAACCAGTTTAGACCCAAGTCTTTCAGATGATAAAATTAAGGAGTCAGAATTGGAAACAGGGGATGAAtctgagaaaggaaaggaaagtagGACAGAATGGGTAGAAGATTTAAAGCCAGAGGTAGAAGTTCGAACAGTTCAGTGTAGTGAAGAAACAGCAGGTAgtacagaagcagagaaaaatattcctttagAAGGTGAAGTGCAGAAGGTGGTCAAACAAGAGAAAGATGAATCTAAAGAGGAGTCAAGTGTAGGTGTTAGTGTAActacagaaaacaaagctgataaagaaacactgaaagaaaatgagCAAGAATTAGAGCTTACAGACCACCATGGTGAGGAACTTGCTTCTGAGGAATGTGCAAATAATTCCCTGGCACAGAAAGCTGAGCAGGATGAAGAAGTTAGTGAACAAGTTAAATTGGAGGATCAAGCAGAGGAAAGCCTGGAAGATGATGGTGATGCATTTGATTTTGATGAAGAGTCAAATCAAATACTAGAATCTGATGAAAAATGTGATGGAGAGAAAACTcaagcagagaaagaagaggGTGATGGAGCAAATGATGCTGTTGGAAAAACTGCCCACACAGacaaagctggagagggaacaGACCAAATGGGAACCAAAGATGCCTTGACCAAAGACAACAGCTTGCAGCATAAACAAGATGAGCCTGAAGAAACAGGGTGCTTGCAAGGGGAAGCATTGTTGAATGCTGATGAGAAGGCTGATGTGATGGAAGATGAAATCAAAGCATCAGATTCTAATTCAATGGAAAAAATACAGGATGAAAGTGTTTTGGAACAGGATTTGGAAAGTGCTGTCATTAACAGGGCTGAAAGCAAGGAGGATTTGCAGGGTAGTAGAAAAGGTAGAGGTAGATCCAGAGATGACTGTACAATATCCTAA
- the LRRFIP1 gene encoding leucine-rich repeat flightless-interacting protein 1 isoform X30 gives MEAAADCLSPAAQQQAEARLAAKRAARAEAREIRMKELERQQKEIEERPEKDFEKGARTVSSLSAATLASLGGTSSRRGSGDTSISVDTEASIREIKDIYELKDQIQDVEGKYMQGLKELKDSLAEVEEKYKKAMVSNAQLDNEKTNFMYQVDTLKDALLELEEQLAESRRQYEEKSKEFEREKHAHSILQFQFMEIKEALKQREEMLAEIQQLQQKQQSYVREISDLQETIEWKDKKIGALERQKDFFDSIRSERDDLRDEVLVLKEQLKKHGIIPDSDVATNGETSDILDNEGHLDSSRTVPGTTQALKTGGEGMLGKANEVEMKNEILEDVGKREIMQNTEHEEHKEESEEQEVQTLHAAENAKAEKVVEERDALSTVMLPDSRFAEQAQSLTEPVSESTSSNNGSDTDDLRKVTEPTGTLAQQPDSTEAEHRDSSAGTDENSEVGSLQGHQISETSQEMLCDLGTEQELGEAAPKQEEQEDLKTSHDLSDNEMGQEANSTSESSELVFNQAGLPEGAVGGLLREEGNVESSTPEELQHSEESAENKVTNVLEEKLVESKDCTNGRTDETGEDRAEEGNEVGNSVEGQPRETESVGVEGMESCERSVPEESLEKECGGHQAFTQPVSSEDSPSASSEEQSTQDKTELENAAAEKDRQEEESMEELKKCSGSAETGEQDKASVEAEGCIPEVEGSVLQQAQPGTDVVKEVTAQETSLDPSLSDDKIKESELETGDESEKGKESRTEWVEDLKPEVEVRTVQCSEETAGSTEAEKNIPLEGEVQKVVKQEKDESKEESSVGVSVTTENKADKETLKENEQELELTDHHGEELASEECANNSLAQKAEQDEEVSEQVKLEDQAEESLEDDGDAFDFDEESNQILESDEKCDGEKTQAEKEEGDGANDAVGKTAHTDKAGEGTDQMGTKDALTKDNSLQHKQDEPEETGCLQGEALLNADEKADVMEDEIKASDSNSMEKIQDESVLEQDLESAVINRAESKEDLQGSRKGRGRSRDDCTIS, from the exons ATAGAAGAAAGGCCAGAAAAAGACTTTGAGAAG GGAGCACGTACTGTCTCAAGTTTATCAGCAGCTACCTTGGCTTCTCTGGGCGGGACTTCTTCACGGAGGGGCAGTGGGGACACATCCATCTCAGTCGATACAGAGGCATCTATTAGAGAAATCAAG GATATCTATGAGTTAAAGGACCAGATTCAGGATGTAGAAGGCAAATACATGCAGGGACTGAAAGAATTGAAG GACTCTCTAGCTGAAGTtgaagagaaatacaaaaaggCTATGGTGTCAAATGCTCAACTAGACAATGAAAAAACCAATTTTATGTACCAAGTAGACACCCTGAAGGATGCACTCCTAGAGTTAGAAGAACAGCTGGCAGAATCCAGGAGgcaatatgaagaaaaaagtaaa GAATTTGAGAGGGAGAAGCATGCTCATAGCATATTGCAGTTTCAGTTCATGGAAATCAAAGAGGCTTTGaagcaaagggaagaaatgcTTGCA GAAATCCAACAGCTGCAACAGAAACAGCAGAGCTATGTCAGGGAAATTTCCGACCTTCAGGAGACAATAGAgtggaaagacaaaaaaataggG GCACTAGAGAGGCAGAAAGATTTCTTTGATTCCATAAGGAGTGAGCGGGATGACCTTAGAGATGAAGTGCTTGTGCTGAAGGAGCAACTGAAG AAACATGGAATAATCCCTGACTCTGATGTAGCCACCAATGGGGAGACATCAGACATTCTTGATAACGAAGGACACTTGGATTCTTCCAGAACCGTTCCAGGCACAACTCAGGCATTAAAgacaggaggggaggggatgcTAG GCAAAGCCAATGAAGTGGAgatgaaaaatgagattttggAGGATGtggggaaaagagaaatcaTGCAGAATACTGAGCATGAGGAACACAAAGAGGAGTCTGAGGAGCAGGAAGTACAGACATTGCATGCTGCTGAAAatgcaaaggcagaaaaagtGGTTGAAGAACGTGACGCCCTGTCAACAGTGATGCTCCCAGATAGTAGGTTTGCAGAGCAAGCTCAAAGCCTTACAGAACCTGTGTCAGAGAGCACTTCTTCCAACAATGGTAGTGACACAGATGATCTGAGAAAGGTGACAGAGCCCACAGGCACACTGGCCCAGCAGCCTGATAGTACAGAGGCTGAACACCGTGACTCGAGCGCAGGGACAGATGAGAACTCGGAGGTGGGCTCTCTGCAAGGCCATCAGATTTCTGAGACTTCTCAGGAAATGCTTTGTGACTTAGGTACAGAGCAGGAACTGGGAGAAGCTGCACCCAAGCAGGAAGAACAAGAGGATCTTAAAACTAGCCATGACCTAAGTGATAATGAAATGGGTCAAGAAGCCAACAGTACAAGTGAGAGCAGTGAGCTGGTTTTTAACCAGGCAGGGCTACCAGAGGGTGCAGTGGGAGGCTTGCTtagggaagagggaaatgtgGAGAGTTCCACTCCAGAGGAACTCCAGCACTCAGAAGAAAGTGCTGAAAACAAGGTTACAAATGTCTTGGAGGAAAAGCTTGTTGAAAGCAAAGACTGCACCAATGGAAGAACTGATGAAACAGGAGAGGATAGAGCTGAAGAAGGAAATGAGGTTGGGAACTCAGTTGAGGGTCAGCCAAGGGAAACTGAGTCTGTGGGTGTGGAGGGGATGGAGTCCTGTGAAAGGAGTGTCCCAGAAGAATCACTTgaaaaggaatgtggaggacATCAGGCATTCACCCAGCCAGTTTCATCAGAGGACAGTCCTTCAGCATCATCAGAGGAACAAAGTACACAAGATAAAACTGAACTTGAAAATGCTGCAGCTGAGAAGGACAGACAGGAGGAAGAATCTATGGAAGAGCTGAAGAAGTGTTCAGGTTCTGCAGAAACAGGGGAGCAAGATAAGGCATCTGTGGAGGCAGAGGGCTGTATTCCTGAGGTAGAAGGAAGTGtgctgcagcaggcacagccaggcaCCGATGTTGTGAAAGAGGTGACGGCTCAGGAAACCAGTTTAGACCCAAGTCTTTCAGATGATAAAATTAAGGAGTCAGAATTGGAAACAGGGGATGAAtctgagaaaggaaaggaaagtagGACAGAATGGGTAGAAGATTTAAAGCCAGAGGTAGAAGTTCGAACAGTTCAGTGTAGTGAAGAAACAGCAGGTAgtacagaagcagagaaaaatattcctttagAAGGTGAAGTGCAGAAGGTGGTCAAACAAGAGAAAGATGAATCTAAAGAGGAGTCAAGTGTAGGTGTTAGTGTAActacagaaaacaaagctgataaagaaacactgaaagaaaatgagCAAGAATTAGAGCTTACAGACCACCATGGTGAGGAACTTGCTTCTGAGGAATGTGCAAATAATTCCCTGGCACAGAAAGCTGAGCAGGATGAAGAAGTTAGTGAACAAGTTAAATTGGAGGATCAAGCAGAGGAAAGCCTGGAAGATGATGGTGATGCATTTGATTTTGATGAAGAGTCAAATCAAATACTAGAATCTGATGAAAAATGTGATGGAGAGAAAACTcaagcagagaaagaagaggGTGATGGAGCAAATGATGCTGTTGGAAAAACTGCCCACACAGacaaagctggagagggaacaGACCAAATGGGAACCAAAGATGCCTTGACCAAAGACAACAGCTTGCAGCATAAACAAGATGAGCCTGAAGAAACAGGGTGCTTGCAAGGGGAAGCATTGTTGAATGCTGATGAGAAGGCTGATGTGATGGAAGATGAAATCAAAGCATCAGATTCTAATTCAATGGAAAAAATACAGGATGAAAGTGTTTTGGAACAGGATTTGGAAAGTGCTGTCATTAACAGGGCTGAAAGCAAGGAGGATTTGCAGGGTAGTAGAAAAGGTAGAGGTAGATCCAGAGATGACTGTACAATATCCTAA